The proteins below come from a single Oceaniferula flava genomic window:
- a CDS encoding acyl-CoA desaturase, translating into MLRIPFNRVNWITSIFLIVTALTAVTAVPIYLWKYGIDWFQASMFFFYATITTMSITLGYHRLFSHLAFKAKWPVKLTTLVFGACAFENSCLDWTADHRLHHKHVDHDDDPYDISKGFMWAHIGWLMFKLKPEPPMDNVNDLKKDKLVMWQHKWVHLIGLVVGVLLPTGLGYLWNGSQGALGGFLLSGILRIVCVQHCTFFINSLCHTIGKRPYNTDNSARDSAIMAVFTCGEGYHNYHHAFQHDYRNGVKPWQFDPTKWMIWTLSKLGLASNLRTVPDEKILLAEMREARRQAEQRLAAIEENSPITEKATEMLHSFSQRLSESYTELENAISNKVEVSRKAMNQWQQETREMVRHISSMKRLPKSSA; encoded by the coding sequence ATGCTTCGCATTCCATTTAACCGAGTCAACTGGATTACCAGTATCTTCCTCATCGTGACGGCCCTGACTGCCGTGACCGCCGTGCCGATTTACCTTTGGAAATACGGCATCGACTGGTTCCAAGCCTCGATGTTCTTCTTCTACGCTACCATCACCACGATGAGCATCACCCTCGGCTACCACCGTCTCTTTTCCCACCTTGCCTTCAAAGCGAAGTGGCCGGTGAAACTCACCACCCTGGTGTTCGGCGCCTGCGCTTTTGAGAACTCCTGCCTGGATTGGACCGCCGACCACCGTCTGCACCACAAACACGTCGATCACGACGACGATCCTTACGATATCTCCAAGGGCTTCATGTGGGCTCACATCGGCTGGTTGATGTTCAAGCTCAAGCCTGAGCCACCTATGGACAACGTCAACGACCTCAAGAAAGACAAACTCGTCATGTGGCAGCACAAGTGGGTGCACCTCATCGGCCTGGTCGTCGGTGTCCTTCTTCCTACCGGCCTCGGTTACCTCTGGAACGGCTCCCAGGGCGCGCTCGGCGGCTTCCTGCTTTCCGGTATCCTGCGCATCGTTTGTGTGCAGCACTGCACCTTCTTCATCAACTCCCTCTGCCACACCATCGGCAAACGCCCCTACAACACAGACAACTCCGCTCGTGACTCCGCCATCATGGCCGTCTTCACCTGCGGCGAGGGCTACCACAACTACCACCACGCATTCCAGCACGACTACCGTAACGGCGTGAAGCCATGGCAGTTCGATCCCACCAAGTGGATGATCTGGACGCTCTCCAAGCTCGGCCTCGCCAGCAACCTGCGCACCGTGCCTGATGAGAAAATTCTACTCGCAGAGATGCGCGAAGCCCGCCGTCAGGCCGAGCAACGCCTCGCTGCCATCGAAGAGAACAGCCCGATCACCGAGAAAGCTACCGAGATGCTGCACAGCTTCTCCCAGCGTCTCAGCGAGAGCTACACCGAGCTGGAAAATGCCATTTCTAACAAAGTGGAAGTCTCCCGCAAGGCCATGAACCAATGGCAGCAAGAGACCCGCGAAATGGTCCGCCACATCTCCAGCATGAAGCGTCTCCCCAAGAGTTCCGCTTAA
- a CDS encoding MFS transporter: MAGIVSAASMDDSADIGQQRRTFLWEMVRSVPQGFIETSGTTFAMYVAIAVFDVPMGMKMAIAGAGSIGLLLSLFIVQIVRRLGCSVNAMSLFVWAAAALGFAMAAMAGSSATLYVAGVCVSALMLTLGTPLMAQIYRKHYPNRLRGRLFSIAGMLRAVIAAAAGLGLGVWLTAQGKDFHGLFWFYSGCCLLMAGCVLAMARVKLRRTRRLRLFDAFSHVKNDRVFRKLLMSWMVLGLGNLLSFALFVEFITNPDYGFALEANRVGMITSTIPMLAFILCVVPWGMVFDRLPFYRVRIMVNVFFLSGTLVYYLGGSYLTLCIGMAIHGIARGGGSILWSLWVTRFSTEDNVGEYMSVHTCFTGLRGTIAPIIAFSVAGTLGPSVVAISGASLIVISSIMIWPELREEARQASK; the protein is encoded by the coding sequence TTGGCTGGCATTGTCTCTGCCGCGAGTATGGATGACAGTGCGGACATCGGGCAGCAGCGACGCACCTTTCTATGGGAAATGGTGCGCTCTGTGCCTCAGGGGTTTATCGAAACGTCGGGCACCACCTTCGCCATGTATGTGGCCATTGCGGTGTTTGATGTGCCGATGGGCATGAAGATGGCGATTGCCGGAGCTGGCAGCATCGGGCTGCTGCTGAGCCTGTTCATCGTGCAAATTGTTAGGCGGCTCGGCTGCTCGGTGAATGCGATGTCGCTGTTCGTCTGGGCGGCGGCGGCGCTGGGCTTTGCCATGGCGGCGATGGCCGGGAGCTCGGCCACGCTCTACGTCGCCGGCGTCTGCGTCTCCGCCCTGATGCTGACCCTCGGCACACCGCTGATGGCGCAGATTTACCGCAAGCATTATCCGAACCGACTGCGCGGTCGGCTATTTTCCATCGCCGGCATGTTGCGCGCGGTGATCGCGGCGGCGGCAGGTCTGGGGCTGGGTGTCTGGCTCACGGCGCAGGGGAAAGATTTCCACGGATTGTTCTGGTTCTACAGCGGCTGCTGTCTGCTGATGGCCGGCTGTGTGCTCGCCATGGCGCGGGTGAAGCTACGCCGGACACGCCGGCTGCGCTTGTTCGATGCCTTCAGCCACGTCAAAAACGATCGCGTCTTCCGCAAGCTGCTGATGTCGTGGATGGTGCTCGGCCTGGGGAATTTGTTATCCTTCGCTCTTTTCGTCGAGTTCATCACTAATCCGGATTACGGCTTTGCCCTCGAGGCGAATCGGGTGGGAATGATCACCAGCACCATTCCCATGCTGGCCTTCATCCTCTGCGTGGTGCCCTGGGGCATGGTGTTTGATCGACTTCCCTTCTACCGTGTGCGCATCATGGTGAACGTGTTTTTCCTCAGCGGCACCCTGGTTTACTACCTCGGGGGCTCATACCTGACACTCTGCATCGGCATGGCCATTCACGGCATTGCGCGCGGCGGTGGCAGCATCCTCTGGAGTCTCTGGGTGACCCGTTTTTCCACCGAAGACAACGTCGGGGAATACATGAGTGTGCACACCTGCTTCACCGGCCTCCGCGGCACCATCGCCCCGATCATCGCCTTCTCCGTGGCCGGAACGCTCGGCCCCAGCGTGGTCGCGATCTCAGGAGCTTCCTTGATCGTGATCTCCTCCATCATGATCTGGCCCGAACTCCGCGAAGAAGCCCGCCAAGCTAGCAAGTAG
- a CDS encoding class I SAM-dependent RNA methyltransferase has protein sequence MRQPKKFKAYPFDYHQEIEVEISALSNLGAGIARVQVEPEDAGFTSSIPGVGSKSTESLGWVVFVPHTLPGEKVLARIFRNDKAHSQADLVKVLQPSPDRLDPKCPLFGKCGGCQYQHLSYEKQLKWKTRQVEELLEHMAGVHTEVSPAIPSPKEWGYRSKITPHFKRPRDGKIGDIGFLLAGQRSHLVDVPHCPIAMDVINQEMPRIREETRANPKAYKKDATLLLRATEGRVETNHRNPISETVHVADRESGQDITFHFLAGDFFQNNPFILPAFTGYVAEQASSGGAKYLVDAYCGSGLFSLCLAHKFVQVAGVEVSETAADWARRNAELNNIENTTFLASSAEAIFGDITFPGDETAVVIDPPRKGCNEEFLTQLFAFGPSKVVYVSCNPATQMRDLKEFLTAGYKLTAVQPFDLFPQTRHLECVIVLEK, from the coding sequence ATGCGCCAGCCGAAGAAATTCAAAGCCTACCCCTTCGATTACCACCAGGAAATCGAGGTCGAAATCTCCGCCCTGAGTAACCTCGGAGCCGGCATCGCCCGCGTCCAGGTGGAACCGGAGGACGCTGGGTTCACCTCCTCCATCCCCGGTGTCGGCAGCAAAAGCACCGAAAGCCTAGGCTGGGTGGTCTTCGTGCCACACACCCTGCCCGGCGAGAAAGTGCTCGCACGCATCTTCCGCAACGACAAAGCCCACAGCCAGGCCGACCTCGTCAAGGTGCTCCAGCCCTCCCCGGACCGACTCGATCCCAAGTGCCCGCTATTTGGTAAATGCGGCGGCTGCCAATATCAGCACCTCTCCTACGAGAAGCAGCTGAAATGGAAAACCCGCCAGGTCGAAGAGCTGCTCGAGCACATGGCCGGCGTCCACACCGAGGTCTCCCCCGCCATCCCCTCACCCAAGGAGTGGGGCTACCGATCGAAAATCACCCCGCACTTCAAACGCCCGCGCGATGGCAAGATCGGCGATATCGGCTTCCTCCTCGCCGGCCAGCGCAGCCACCTCGTCGACGTGCCGCACTGCCCGATCGCCATGGACGTCATCAATCAGGAAATGCCCCGCATCCGCGAGGAAACCCGCGCCAACCCCAAGGCCTACAAAAAAGACGCCACACTGCTGCTGCGCGCCACCGAAGGCCGCGTGGAAACCAACCACCGCAATCCGATCAGCGAGACCGTGCACGTGGCCGACCGCGAATCTGGCCAGGACATCACCTTCCACTTCCTCGCAGGCGATTTCTTCCAGAACAACCCCTTCATCCTCCCCGCCTTCACCGGCTACGTCGCCGAGCAGGCGTCGTCCGGCGGCGCGAAATACCTAGTCGATGCCTACTGCGGCTCCGGCCTGTTCTCCCTCTGCCTGGCCCACAAGTTCGTGCAAGTCGCCGGGGTGGAAGTCAGTGAAACCGCGGCCGATTGGGCAAGGCGCAATGCCGAGCTCAACAACATCGAGAACACCACCTTCCTCGCCTCCAGCGCCGAAGCCATCTTCGGCGATATCACCTTCCCGGGCGACGAAACCGCCGTGGTCATCGATCCCCCCCGCAAAGGCTGCAACGAGGAATTCCTCACCCAGCTTTTCGCCTTCGGCCCCAGCAAAGTCGTTTACGTCTCCTGCAACCCCGCTACCCAAATGCGCGACCTCAAAGAGTTCCTAACAGCCGGCTACAAACTCACTGCGGTGCAGCCCTTCGACCTCTTCCCACAAACGAGGCACTTGGAGTGTGTGATTGTGTTGGAGAAATAG
- a CDS encoding sulfatase family protein, translated as MTLRPLLLSLTLASAAMAQEKPNIVFILADDMGYDSISINNPAMGPLKTPHIDRLAGQGMNFTDAHSGSSVCTPTRYALLTGRYCWRSRLKSSVLWDYARPLVEDERLTVAEMLKKQGYHTGMIGKWHLGLNWYDREGKLANADLKDSDAMFRRDKGAKRLRAVQASIDFSKPTTGGPNSHGFDYWFGVDLPNMPPYLFLENGKTVGTPTVMKPKSMFGHDGLMLEGWELENILPTLAKKSTEWIHSAAKQKQPFFLYVPLTSPHTPISPSKEWQGKSGVSRYCDFVMETDAVVGQIVQAIDDAGIADNTLVIFSTDNGTTGGAAKMKQHHEQGVNLMNQLRGFKAQIFEGGHRVPMIVRWPGKVAAGSTCSELVGLTDFMATTADLLGVTLPEDAAEDSFSILSLLTGKAESLPNRPLVVNHDIRGNFAIRKGKWKLIPGAESAELYDLEADLKESNNVAASHPELVKELQETLQRYQESGRSK; from the coding sequence ATGACTCTTAGACCGCTCCTGCTCAGCCTGACCCTCGCCTCCGCCGCCATGGCGCAGGAGAAACCGAATATCGTGTTCATCCTTGCCGATGACATGGGCTACGATTCTATTTCCATCAATAACCCGGCCATGGGGCCGCTGAAGACGCCGCACATCGATCGTTTGGCAGGTCAGGGGATGAACTTCACCGATGCCCATTCCGGCTCATCGGTCTGCACCCCGACCCGCTACGCCCTGCTCACTGGGCGCTACTGCTGGAGATCGCGGCTGAAGAGCTCGGTGCTCTGGGACTACGCACGGCCGCTGGTGGAAGACGAGCGATTGACGGTAGCTGAGATGCTGAAAAAGCAGGGCTACCACACCGGAATGATCGGCAAGTGGCACCTCGGGCTGAACTGGTATGATCGCGAGGGTAAGCTGGCCAATGCTGACCTGAAAGACTCCGATGCCATGTTCCGCCGCGACAAGGGAGCCAAGCGCCTGAGGGCGGTGCAGGCGAGCATCGACTTCAGCAAGCCGACCACCGGCGGCCCGAACAGCCACGGTTTCGACTACTGGTTTGGCGTCGATTTACCCAACATGCCCCCCTATCTCTTTCTGGAAAATGGCAAGACCGTCGGCACCCCCACGGTGATGAAGCCGAAGAGCATGTTTGGCCACGATGGCCTGATGCTGGAAGGCTGGGAGCTGGAAAACATCCTGCCCACGCTGGCGAAAAAATCCACCGAGTGGATCCACAGCGCTGCCAAACAAAAGCAGCCGTTCTTCCTCTACGTGCCGCTGACCTCGCCGCACACACCGATCTCGCCAAGCAAGGAGTGGCAGGGGAAAAGTGGCGTCAGCCGCTACTGCGACTTTGTCATGGAGACGGACGCCGTGGTCGGCCAGATCGTGCAAGCGATCGATGACGCAGGCATCGCCGACAACACCTTGGTGATTTTCTCCACCGACAATGGCACCACCGGCGGGGCGGCAAAAATGAAGCAGCACCACGAACAGGGGGTCAACCTGATGAACCAGCTCAGAGGTTTCAAAGCGCAGATCTTCGAGGGGGGCCACCGGGTGCCGATGATCGTGCGCTGGCCGGGGAAAGTGGCAGCCGGATCGACTTGTTCGGAGCTTGTGGGCCTGACCGATTTCATGGCCACCACTGCTGATCTGCTAGGCGTGACCCTGCCGGAAGATGCTGCCGAAGACAGCTTCAGCATCCTGTCCTTACTAACAGGAAAAGCCGAATCTCTACCGAACCGACCCTTGGTGGTGAACCACGACATCCGCGGTAACTTCGCCATCCGCAAGGGGAAGTGGAAACTCATCCCCGGCGCCGAGAGTGCCGAACTCTACGATCTGGAAGCCGACCTCAAGGAGAGCAACAACGTCGCGGCCTCACATCCGGAACTGGTGAAGGAGCTGCAGGAAACCTTGCAGCGCTATCAGGAATCCGGTCGCTCGAAGTAG
- a CDS encoding CPXCG motif-containing cysteine-rich protein — METVAVTCPSCFESFEVALPPASECPCEVDYDCEVCCRPMVISFADGHADARSLDD; from the coding sequence GTGGAAACCGTCGCCGTCACCTGCCCGTCATGCTTTGAGTCGTTTGAGGTCGCTCTGCCTCCCGCCAGCGAATGCCCCTGCGAGGTGGACTACGATTGCGAAGTCTGCTGCCGCCCGATGGTGATCAGCTTCGCAGATGGGCACGCCGATGCCCGCAGCCTCGATGACTAA
- a CDS encoding glycoside hydrolase family 88/105 protein, with the protein MMKYLYSPLIALTLASTWATAAPSEIDPKAVHEITKRVADWQIKTFPEHLKYRALSTRMQEAVQKKKEDPNYKMNGYVRSSTSKNWHDLAWHNGALYAGMNQWRKVVKDPKYIEWLKMIGKRNDWKLHKRPYHADDHTVGQFYLALYEETKDLAMLKPTEEHFDWILANPKTGSLTWTKDKSSDAHHRWGWCDALFMAPPVWARLAKVTGEPKYLDFMHQEYMATYDLLWDKDEHLFWRDSSYFEQREANGEKIFWARGNGWVFGGLALMIPDLPKDWEHRAFYIQTYKEMAAKIKTLQREDGTWSMGLLGGVEGYPIKETSGTSFFTFGLAWGVNQGILDKEEYLPVITKGWNALTQCVQPDGLLGYVQPVGAAPGDSFPDKSEVYGVGAFLAAGAEVYRLSGGK; encoded by the coding sequence ATGATGAAATACCTCTACAGCCCCCTCATCGCGCTCACGCTTGCCAGCACTTGGGCGACTGCTGCACCGTCTGAAATCGACCCCAAAGCGGTGCATGAAATCACCAAGCGTGTGGCCGATTGGCAGATCAAGACCTTCCCTGAGCACCTGAAATACCGCGCCCTCTCGACCCGGATGCAGGAAGCGGTTCAGAAGAAAAAGGAAGACCCGAACTACAAGATGAACGGTTACGTCAGGAGCTCGACCAGCAAGAACTGGCATGACCTCGCCTGGCACAACGGCGCGCTCTACGCCGGCATGAACCAATGGCGGAAGGTGGTGAAAGATCCGAAATACATCGAGTGGCTGAAAATGATCGGCAAGCGCAACGACTGGAAACTGCACAAGCGCCCCTACCATGCCGATGACCACACCGTGGGCCAGTTCTACCTCGCCCTCTACGAAGAAACCAAAGATCTGGCGATGCTGAAACCCACGGAGGAGCACTTCGACTGGATTCTGGCCAACCCCAAGACCGGCTCGCTGACGTGGACCAAGGACAAATCGAGCGACGCCCACCACCGCTGGGGCTGGTGTGACGCGCTGTTCATGGCACCTCCGGTCTGGGCCCGACTCGCCAAGGTCACCGGCGAGCCGAAGTATCTCGATTTCATGCACCAGGAATACATGGCGACCTATGACCTGCTCTGGGACAAGGACGAGCACCTGTTCTGGCGCGATAGCAGCTACTTCGAGCAGCGTGAGGCGAATGGCGAGAAAATCTTCTGGGCGCGTGGCAACGGCTGGGTATTCGGCGGCCTCGCCTTGATGATCCCCGATCTGCCGAAGGACTGGGAGCACCGCGCGTTCTACATCCAGACCTACAAAGAGATGGCGGCGAAAATCAAAACTCTCCAGCGTGAGGACGGGACTTGGTCGATGGGTCTGTTAGGCGGTGTCGAGGGCTACCCGATCAAAGAAACCAGCGGCACCTCCTTTTTCACCTTCGGTCTCGCCTGGGGAGTGAATCAGGGGATTCTCGACAAAGAAGAATACCTCCCTGTGATCACCAAGGGCTGGAATGCGCTGACTCAGTGCGTGCAGCCTGATGGCCTGTTAGGCTACGTGCAGCCCGTGGGAGCCGCGCCGGGTGATTCATTTCCTGACAAATCGGAAGTCTACGGAGTGGGTGCATTTCTCGCAGCAGGCGCTGAGGTGTATCGGCTATCCGGTGGCAAATAA
- a CDS encoding putative 4-mercaptohistidine N1-methyltransferase, translated as MPASIEEFSAHGNRFALASCRRIHEGDAMANVYESDQLLSEYLLMHYGSEEEIMPWKFGPKEAIGFPARTVAYFPEENCDRTLDLGCAVGRSSFELSRSSAEVIGIDFSQSFIDAAETLRSSGQHDYQILETGKQSRPATATLPDGAIPERVRFLQGDAMNLPDSLGSFDRVHAANLICRLPEPQKLLQRLGSLVRPGGTLVLATPCTWLDEFTPPANQPQSDTFSWLKDELAEHFELCSQHDEPFLIRETARKFQWTVSLVSVWKRKA; from the coding sequence ATGCCAGCATCGATAGAGGAATTTTCAGCCCATGGCAATCGCTTCGCCCTTGCTTCTTGCCGCCGCATTCATGAGGGTGACGCCATGGCCAACGTCTACGAAAGCGATCAGCTGCTCAGCGAGTATCTCCTGATGCATTACGGCAGCGAGGAGGAAATCATGCCGTGGAAGTTCGGCCCCAAGGAGGCGATCGGATTCCCGGCGCGCACGGTGGCCTATTTCCCGGAGGAAAACTGCGACCGCACCCTCGATCTCGGCTGCGCAGTCGGCCGATCGTCGTTCGAGCTCAGCCGCAGCAGCGCGGAGGTGATTGGCATCGATTTCTCACAGAGCTTCATCGATGCCGCAGAGACCCTACGCAGCAGCGGCCAACACGACTACCAGATTTTGGAGACGGGAAAACAAAGCCGACCCGCCACCGCCACCCTGCCCGACGGGGCGATACCTGAGCGCGTCCGCTTCCTGCAGGGCGATGCGATGAACTTGCCGGACAGCCTAGGCAGCTTCGATCGGGTGCACGCGGCGAACTTGATCTGTCGGCTTCCCGAGCCGCAGAAGCTGCTGCAGCGTCTCGGCTCGTTAGTCCGTCCCGGCGGCACCCTGGTGCTCGCCACCCCCTGCACCTGGCTGGACGAATTCACCCCGCCGGCGAATCAGCCGCAATCGGACACCTTCAGCTGGCTCAAAGACGAGCTGGCCGAGCACTTTGAGCTCTGCAGCCAGCACGACGAACCGTTTTTAATCCGCGAAACCGCCCGCAAGTTCCAGTGGACGGTCTCGCTGGTGAGTGTCTGGAAACGCAAGGCGTAA